One genomic segment of Euzebya pacifica includes these proteins:
- the dnaG gene encoding DNA primase: MAHIANIDQLKDHADLVAVASRYTRLKKQGSRFVGRCPFHDEKSASFSVGGPGGSNVFHCFGCGVGGDAIKFVQDIEGLSFIEAVERLAALSGFTLSYEQQSGEERKRAGLRSRIASANAELAALYQELLRSDVDGARKAREYLADRGFTAGTLEVFGVGWTHEAPDTARRHLHGKGFDDELLLAAGIIRRLDSGRITDAFRNRIMFPIADSTGTRIIAFAGRALELDDGFGGKVPKYVNTAETELYKKTEVLYGFGLARKSIAKADEAIVVEGYTDVMACHQAGFHTVVAACGTAIGSGHMRQLGRVADTVTVMADGDEAGRKAAVRAWDAAQGHGIGVRVALLPEGRDPADLAAEGAAAVMDVLGRAVDGFEHAVAVEIDGVAADDARGRAKRLHAAVGVLGRVGDVIERIAAVDTVAAVTGFEADAVRRAAQEDGVDLTAAPSAGQQPTGAGQVADARRKRIEAHVLWVALNQPELFAGRFETVVADDFLADAARQVFTAVMAAGGPGAGIDRILNAAADDEVRSVIGRVALSTPPSPCDERSVARLVEALTAARARRDSHEVKRQLAAMKDDPEAATALLAEQQRLLGRPAQ; encoded by the coding sequence ATGGCCCACATCGCCAACATCGACCAGCTCAAAGACCACGCCGACCTCGTCGCCGTCGCGTCCCGCTACACCCGGCTGAAGAAGCAGGGCAGCCGGTTCGTCGGACGCTGTCCATTCCACGACGAGAAGAGCGCCAGCTTCTCCGTCGGCGGCCCCGGCGGGAGCAATGTTTTCCATTGCTTCGGCTGCGGTGTGGGCGGGGACGCGATCAAGTTCGTCCAGGACATCGAGGGCCTGTCGTTCATCGAGGCGGTCGAACGGCTCGCGGCACTGTCGGGGTTCACGCTGTCCTATGAGCAGCAGTCCGGGGAGGAGCGCAAACGGGCCGGATTGCGGTCGAGGATCGCATCGGCCAACGCCGAGCTTGCCGCGCTGTACCAGGAACTGCTGCGGTCCGACGTCGATGGGGCTCGCAAGGCCCGCGAGTACCTGGCCGACCGCGGGTTCACCGCCGGCACCCTTGAGGTGTTCGGTGTCGGCTGGACGCACGAGGCACCCGACACCGCCAGACGGCACCTGCACGGCAAGGGGTTCGACGACGAACTGCTGCTGGCCGCCGGGATCATCCGGCGGCTGGACAGCGGCCGGATCACCGACGCGTTCCGCAACCGGATCATGTTCCCCATCGCCGACTCGACTGGCACCCGGATCATCGCCTTCGCCGGCCGTGCGCTGGAACTCGACGACGGGTTCGGCGGCAAGGTCCCCAAGTACGTCAACACCGCGGAGACCGAGCTGTACAAGAAGACCGAGGTGCTGTACGGCTTCGGGTTGGCCCGCAAGTCGATCGCCAAGGCCGATGAGGCGATCGTGGTGGAGGGCTACACCGACGTGATGGCCTGCCATCAAGCCGGGTTCCACACGGTGGTCGCGGCGTGCGGCACCGCGATCGGTTCCGGTCACATGCGCCAGCTCGGCAGGGTGGCCGACACCGTCACGGTCATGGCCGACGGTGACGAGGCCGGCCGGAAGGCCGCCGTCCGCGCCTGGGACGCCGCGCAGGGCCACGGCATCGGGGTGAGGGTCGCGCTGTTGCCTGAAGGCCGTGACCCGGCCGACCTGGCAGCGGAGGGCGCCGCAGCGGTCATGGACGTCCTCGGCAGGGCGGTCGATGGGTTCGAGCACGCCGTGGCGGTGGAGATCGACGGCGTCGCGGCCGATGACGCCAGGGGCCGCGCCAAGCGGCTGCATGCCGCCGTTGGCGTCCTTGGCCGGGTGGGCGACGTGATCGAGCGGATCGCGGCGGTGGACACCGTCGCGGCCGTGACGGGCTTCGAAGCCGACGCGGTCCGCCGGGCAGCACAGGAGGACGGGGTCGACCTGACCGCTGCCCCCTCGGCCGGCCAGCAGCCAACGGGGGCCGGTCAGGTCGCCGACGCCCGCCGCAAGCGCATCGAGGCGCACGTGTTGTGGGTGGCGTTGAACCAGCCGGAGCTGTTCGCCGGACGGTTCGAGACGGTCGTCGCCGACGACTTCCTGGCGGATGCGGCCCGCCAGGTCTTCACTGCGGTGATGGCGGCGGGTGGGCCGGGCGCCGGGATCGACAGGATCCTGAACGCGGCTGCTGATGACGAGGTCCGGTCGGTGATCGGACGGGTTGCCCTGTCAACGCCACCGAGTCCGTGCGACGAACGGTCGGTGGCCCGTCTGGTCGAGGCGCTGACCGCCGCGCGTGCCCGCCGGGACAGCCACGAGGTCAAGCGGCAACTGGCCGCGATGAAGGACGACCCAGAAGCCGCAACGGCGCTGCTGGCTGAGCAGCAACGCCTGCTGGGCCGACCCGCGCAGTAG
- a CDS encoding helix-turn-helix domain-containing protein, whose amino-acid sequence MNALGEYIRTRREQLHDDDPAFSLRRTAQRIGVGAAYLSQVETGKQIPTNDRITALAEDLDLDPDTTLAMAGRVADDIVAVIAARPALFTDLIRQLRDLPDHAVARVVREVADGDW is encoded by the coding sequence GTGAACGCCCTTGGTGAGTACATCCGGACCCGTCGTGAACAGCTCCACGACGACGATCCTGCGTTCTCGCTGCGACGCACCGCCCAACGCATCGGCGTCGGCGCCGCCTACCTCTCCCAGGTCGAAACGGGAAAGCAGATCCCGACCAACGACCGCATCACCGCCCTTGCCGAGGACCTCGACCTCGACCCCGACACCACCCTCGCCATGGCCGGACGCGTTGCCGACGACATCGTCGCCGTCATCGCCGCCCGACCCGCCCTGTTCACCGACCTGATCCGCCAGCTCCGCGACCTCCCCGACCACGCCGTCGCCCGCGTCGTCAGGGAAGTCGCTGACGGCGACTGGTGA
- a CDS encoding endonuclease/exonuclease/phosphatase family protein: MPSRPAQQTRPSRILTWNLQWAAPRSWRTAVIADRIRSEAADVAVLTEARIDVARSLFDHVAHPGPHPASRQPNGSKVVIASNHPMRVVDLLGSPHLPERNFAAVDVDLPDRTLRVIGVVVRWREKRRYIDALPDALAATVNGPTVLAGDFNLPMTRSRGLDRDLRQTLSSHDLHVWTASDWPQLASESALIDHVAGTPDLTPTAVRVWPRRCAPNDPRPVTDHAGAVVELPTQPTSTTPSAASPGQPIRS, encoded by the coding sequence GTGCCCTCACGACCCGCGCAGCAGACCCGACCCAGCCGCATCCTCACCTGGAACCTGCAATGGGCCGCCCCCCGGTCGTGGCGGACCGCCGTCATCGCTGACCGGATCCGCAGTGAGGCAGCCGACGTGGCCGTCCTCACCGAAGCTCGCATCGACGTGGCCCGCAGCCTGTTCGACCACGTGGCCCACCCGGGCCCCCACCCCGCCTCACGGCAGCCCAACGGCAGCAAGGTCGTGATCGCCAGCAACCACCCGATGCGAGTCGTCGACCTTCTCGGCTCCCCCCACCTGCCCGAACGCAATTTCGCGGCCGTCGACGTCGACCTGCCCGATCGCACCCTCCGGGTCATCGGGGTCGTGGTCCGCTGGCGCGAGAAGCGCCGCTACATCGATGCCTTGCCCGACGCGCTCGCCGCAACGGTGAACGGACCGACCGTGCTGGCCGGCGACTTCAACCTGCCAATGACCCGCAGCCGCGGCCTCGACCGCGACCTCCGCCAGACCCTCAGCAGCCACGACCTGCACGTCTGGACCGCCAGCGACTGGCCGCAACTCGCCTCCGAATCGGCGTTGATCGATCACGTCGCAGGCACCCCCGACCTCACCCCGACCGCAGTTCGGGTGTGGCCGCGACGCTGCGCCCCCAACGACCCACGTCCCGTCACTGACCATGCCGGCGCAGTCGTCGAACTCCCGACCCAACCGACGAGCACCACGCCATCTGCTGCATCCCCCGGCCAGCCAATCCGATCCTGA
- a CDS encoding zinc ribbon-containing protein — protein sequence METIGSGKAPVRPTRPQTAKEHHMAEPVPSGSDVSAGTYVCTECDYELGVQSTTHLPPCPRCGNNEYRTGSGGDSVHDPYPDRSTS from the coding sequence GTGGAGACGATCGGGTCGGGCAAGGCTCCCGTCCGTCCCACACGACCCCAGACAGCGAAGGAGCACCACATGGCCGAACCAGTGCCGTCCGGCAGCGACGTCTCAGCCGGTACCTACGTGTGCACCGAATGCGACTACGAGCTCGGTGTGCAGTCCACCACCCATCTGCCGCCCTGCCCCCGCTGCGGCAACAACGAGTACCGGACCGGCTCGGGCGGCGACTCGGTCCACGACCCCTATCCCGACCGCTCCACGTCCTGA
- a CDS encoding RCC1 domain-containing protein yields the protein MRDQPSTHPRAAVVGVCLLATVCLLVAASSLTRTTSAAFTDTTETTAGFVADIPPTPTLAWGNGSRGQLGDGTTTNTQATPTPVAGAHTFHMAAAGDQYTCAIDAAGAAWCWGAGFNGRLGDGTVDVQRSTPVAVSGGHIFAAIGAGQNHTCAIDTTGAAWCWGAASNGQLGIGVETADQSVPTAVLGGHTFTDISVGVEFSCGLDTDGAAWCWGEGSSGRLGNGGTTDQRTPSPVHGTHVFTAISAGLAHACAIDTVGSAWCWGYSSNGPLGNGSVTGFHSTPVAVLGGHTFTDITAGYFHTCAIDTAGAMWCWGDGLRGQRGDGTTTRPQGTPVAVLGNITASRIAAGSNHTCAIDTTAAAWCWGWNSQGQLGDGMTQDQTSPVAVVGGHVFSDVSGGSSHTIAVP from the coding sequence ATGCGTGACCAACCCTCCACCCACCCAAGGGCCGCCGTTGTCGGCGTCTGCCTCCTCGCGACCGTCTGCCTTCTCGTGGCGGCCAGCAGCCTGACGCGGACGACCTCGGCGGCGTTCACCGACACCACCGAGACGACCGCCGGGTTCGTCGCCGACATCCCCCCGACCCCCACGCTCGCATGGGGCAACGGAAGCAGAGGGCAGCTGGGCGACGGCACCACGACCAACACCCAGGCGACCCCGACTCCCGTCGCAGGTGCCCACACCTTCCACATGGCTGCGGCAGGGGACCAGTACACATGCGCGATCGACGCTGCAGGGGCTGCCTGGTGCTGGGGAGCAGGATTCAACGGCAGGCTCGGCGATGGCACGGTGGACGTTCAAAGGTCAACCCCAGTCGCCGTGTCGGGCGGTCACATCTTCGCAGCGATTGGTGCCGGCCAGAACCACACGTGCGCCATCGACACGACCGGGGCCGCTTGGTGCTGGGGTGCGGCCAGTAACGGACAGCTCGGGATCGGAGTGGAAACTGCCGACCAGTCGGTCCCAACCGCCGTGCTCGGCGGGCACACCTTCACCGACATATCCGTCGGCGTCGAGTTCAGCTGCGGCCTCGACACCGATGGAGCGGCCTGGTGCTGGGGTGAAGGCAGCAGCGGGCGACTCGGCAACGGCGGCACCACGGACCAGCGCACGCCGTCGCCCGTTCACGGCACCCATGTCTTCACCGCCATCAGCGCCGGATTGGCACACGCATGCGCTATCGACACGGTCGGGTCGGCCTGGTGCTGGGGCTACTCATCCAACGGCCCGCTGGGCAATGGGTCCGTCACCGGGTTCCACTCCACCCCCGTCGCCGTCCTTGGCGGCCACACCTTCACCGACATCACCGCCGGCTACTTCCACACGTGCGCGATCGACACGGCCGGAGCCATGTGGTGCTGGGGCGACGGTCTACGCGGACAACGAGGAGACGGCACCACAACACGGCCGCAGGGAACTCCCGTGGCCGTCCTCGGCAACATCACAGCCAGCCGAATCGCCGCCGGCAGCAACCACACGTGCGCGATCGACACGACCGCGGCCGCCTGGTGCTGGGGATGGAACAGTCAAGGCCAGTTGGGGGACGGCATGACCCAGGATCAGACGTCACCGGTTGCTGTCGTCGGCGGCCACGTGTTCTCCGACGTCAGTGGCGGAAGCTCGCACACCATCGCAGTCCCCTGA
- a CDS encoding cell wall-binding repeat-containing protein — protein MAPSSRTARPSRRDGHRWRASTTLLAPFVVVALVGVAAATVTTGQRGTGRLFEEFTVLTSPDPTGAALALTGHTHRTAGTVLLGRADVFADSLASATLQTDRPLLLTGPTDLDPRVAAELDRLETSHVIVLGGSAAIDDTVTDALADRGVAVTRHAGPDRTGTAVAVADAGAGSDTVLLVRGYGPEGNPTAAFADSLSVGGVAAANGWPVLLTTTDSLSPATRDWLADRRPDRMVVVGGTAAITDRVVEAVAPFVGSVARVAGDTRFTTAATIATTLTGLDDVGRLGTVIVADGTSDDAWAAGFAASHTAATTGGPIVLLDTTGRVPAATAEILARGGTHLLCLAGVDPDVCAALAAPAPQQPHGTVLVDGAGPLEGATVTLEHVDDPTVPPVTATTGPDGTWTASAPAGRWTVVVDHPTVGSQDVTGQLDPAVLTGHDAGPFLLVWPDGNPATSGSVDAGTVTLAVPTVDVTGRVTGPAGSPIDGATVTATTRTPARQAPPMTRTGPDGTFVLQLRPGQWTLRVTAPGHTTGTRDLTVHADGTVEGDLTSPIVLATPPAGPPPPAPDPTVDIRLDSPAGVGFDATGIAPGYRQAVDYVVGYDGDPARVTLSATVDGPLATHLHVEVITDPDTDPTVVFTGTLADLAATGTGVTWEPTGPATRTYRMTVSLPDDTGDDVQGTSASATFTWTADA, from the coding sequence GGCGCGGCGCTGGCACTGACCGGCCACACCCACCGGACCGCCGGCACCGTCCTGCTCGGCCGGGCCGACGTGTTCGCCGACAGCCTCGCCTCGGCGACCCTGCAGACCGACCGGCCGCTGCTGCTGACCGGCCCGACCGACCTCGATCCGCGCGTCGCCGCCGAGCTCGACCGGCTCGAGACCAGCCACGTGATCGTGCTCGGCGGCTCCGCAGCGATCGACGACACCGTCACCGATGCCCTCGCCGACCGCGGAGTGGCGGTGACCCGGCATGCCGGGCCCGACCGGACCGGCACCGCCGTCGCGGTCGCCGATGCCGGCGCCGGGTCCGACACCGTCCTGCTGGTCCGCGGCTACGGGCCGGAGGGCAACCCGACGGCAGCGTTCGCCGACAGCCTGTCCGTCGGCGGGGTCGCCGCCGCCAACGGCTGGCCGGTCCTGCTGACCACGACCGACAGCCTCTCCCCCGCCACCCGCGACTGGCTCGCCGACCGCCGGCCCGACCGGATGGTCGTCGTCGGTGGGACGGCCGCGATCACCGACCGGGTCGTCGAGGCCGTCGCGCCGTTCGTCGGGTCGGTTGCCCGTGTGGCCGGCGACACCAGGTTCACGACCGCGGCCACGATCGCCACGACCCTGACCGGCCTGGACGACGTCGGCCGGCTCGGGACCGTCATCGTGGCCGACGGCACCAGCGACGACGCCTGGGCGGCCGGGTTCGCCGCCAGCCACACCGCCGCGACGACCGGCGGCCCGATCGTGCTGCTGGACACCACCGGCCGGGTGCCGGCTGCGACCGCGGAGATTCTCGCCCGCGGCGGCACCCACCTGCTGTGCCTGGCCGGGGTCGACCCAGACGTGTGCGCCGCCCTTGCCGCCCCCGCCCCACAGCAGCCGCACGGGACCGTCCTGGTCGACGGGGCAGGGCCGCTGGAGGGGGCGACGGTCACCCTCGAGCACGTCGACGACCCGACCGTGCCCCCGGTCACCGCAACGACCGGCCCGGACGGCACCTGGACCGCGAGCGCCCCGGCGGGACGCTGGACCGTCGTCGTCGACCATCCGACGGTGGGCAGCCAGGACGTCACCGGACAGCTCGACCCTGCCGTCCTGACCGGCCACGACGCCGGTCCGTTCCTACTTGTCTGGCCCGACGGCAACCCGGCAACGTCGGGCAGCGTCGATGCGGGGACGGTCACGCTTGCCGTCCCGACCGTGGACGTGACCGGCCGGGTCACCGGCCCCGCCGGCAGCCCGATCGACGGGGCAACGGTGACCGCGACCACCAGGACACCCGCACGGCAGGCACCCCCGATGACACGAACCGGACCGGACGGGACGTTCGTGCTCCAGCTGCGCCCAGGCCAGTGGACGCTCCGGGTGACCGCACCTGGCCACACCACCGGCACCCGCGACCTGACCGTCCACGCCGACGGGACCGTCGAGGGCGACCTGACCTCCCCGATCGTGCTCGCCACCCCACCGGCCGGCCCGCCACCACCGGCGCCCGACCCGACGGTCGACATTCGGCTGGACAGCCCCGCCGGGGTCGGGTTCGACGCGACCGGGATCGCCCCCGGCTACCGACAGGCCGTCGACTACGTCGTCGGCTACGACGGCGACCCTGCACGGGTCACCCTGTCCGCCACCGTCGACGGGCCACTCGCCACCCACCTCCACGTCGAGGTGATCACCGACCCCGACACCGACCCGACCGTGGTGTTCACCGGCACACTCGCCGACCTCGCCGCGACGGGGACCGGGGTGACATGGGAACCGACCGGACCGGCGACCCGCACCTACCGGATGACGGTCTCGCTCCCCGACGACACCGGCGACGACGTGCAGGGCACCAGCGCATCCGCGACGTTCACCTGGACCGCCGATGCGTGA